In one Bacillus thuringiensis genomic region, the following are encoded:
- the opuD gene encoding glycine betaine transporter OpuD, producing the protein MIKKENSVFYISFLLTTLFIIWGITPASWIQGYDLQSVTSSLNSFILNKFGWFYSLLMTTMIILAAYLAFSKYGSIRLGKDGEKPKYNYPSWLSMLFGAGMGIGLLFYGIAEPISHFTDPLTGKAGTEESAKLAMQYSFFHWGLFPWSLYAMVALTIAYFTFRKQKGSTIGATVTPLFNRSKNSRIGKTVDILAVLATVFGIVPSVGIGAQQIAGGLSYLFPSIHNTLLTQLVLIAIFAALYLTSAQTGLDRGIKYLSNLNFSLAGILLVSFLLLGPTVFIMKYFTSTLGSYIGALPSMGLNLGAFNEKSSSWIENWTIFYWGWWISWSPFVGTFIARISKGRTIKEFIFGVVLVPTLICTFWFAVFGGTAIHMEMFQSLGIADEIAKNGTEIGLFAVISHLPFSTFLTIIGLILVATFFVTSADSATFVVSMQTSNGSLSPKNSLKLIWGLTIAIIAALLLQAGGLNALQIAAIIAALPFSIVVVLMVASLFKELRKEDVNSQTKEVPKKIKKVM; encoded by the coding sequence ATGATAAAAAAAGAAAACAGTGTATTTTATATCTCCTTCTTGCTAACAACATTATTCATTATATGGGGAATTACCCCAGCAAGTTGGATACAAGGCTACGATTTACAAAGTGTTACATCTTCTTTAAACTCATTTATTCTCAATAAATTTGGATGGTTTTACTCTCTACTTATGACTACAATGATTATTTTGGCTGCTTATTTAGCATTTTCTAAGTACGGTTCTATTCGTCTTGGTAAAGATGGAGAAAAGCCAAAATATAATTATCCATCTTGGCTATCCATGTTGTTTGGGGCAGGAATGGGAATTGGACTCCTTTTTTATGGAATCGCTGAACCGATTTCACATTTTACAGATCCATTAACAGGAAAAGCAGGTACAGAAGAAAGCGCCAAACTCGCTATGCAATATTCATTTTTCCACTGGGGACTCTTTCCGTGGTCACTATACGCAATGGTCGCTTTAACAATTGCATATTTCACATTCCGCAAACAAAAAGGTAGCACTATCGGGGCTACAGTTACTCCATTATTTAATCGATCGAAAAATTCCCGTATCGGAAAAACAGTTGATATTTTAGCTGTTTTAGCTACAGTATTTGGCATTGTACCATCTGTTGGGATTGGTGCTCAACAAATTGCTGGGGGATTAAGCTATTTATTCCCTTCTATTCATAACACTTTACTTACTCAGCTCGTACTTATAGCTATCTTCGCCGCTTTATATTTAACAAGTGCACAAACCGGCTTAGATCGTGGGATTAAATATTTGAGTAACTTGAATTTCTCTCTTGCAGGTATTTTACTCGTCTCTTTCTTACTTTTAGGACCAACTGTATTTATTATGAAATACTTTACCTCTACACTCGGTTCTTATATCGGAGCTTTACCTAGTATGGGATTAAATTTAGGAGCATTTAATGAAAAATCCTCTTCTTGGATTGAAAACTGGACTATTTTCTATTGGGGATGGTGGATCTCTTGGTCTCCATTTGTCGGTACATTTATCGCCCGTATTTCTAAAGGACGCACAATAAAAGAATTTATTTTTGGAGTTGTATTAGTCCCAACTCTTATCTGTACATTTTGGTTTGCAGTATTTGGTGGTACCGCAATTCATATGGAAATGTTCCAATCGCTTGGAATAGCTGATGAAATTGCAAAAAATGGTACAGAGATTGGATTATTTGCTGTTATTTCACATCTACCATTCTCTACATTTTTAACGATTATCGGGTTAATTTTAGTAGCCACATTTTTCGTTACTTCTGCCGACTCGGCAACATTTGTTGTTTCAATGCAAACGAGTAACGGAAGCTTATCACCGAAAAATAGTTTAAAACTTATATGGGGATTAACAATCGCGATCATTGCAGCACTTTTATTACAAGCTGGAGGATTAAATGCACTACAAATCGCAGCTATAATCGCAGCACTACCATTTTCTATCGTAGTCGTTCTTATGGTTGCTTCGCTCTTTAAAGAGCTGCGAAAGGAAGATGTCAATTCGCAAACGAAAGAAGTTCCGAAAAAAATAAAAAAGGTTATGTAA